Proteins encoded together in one Pseudoroseomonas cervicalis window:
- the rpmB gene encoding 50S ribosomal protein L28, which yields MARRCGITGKGVLTGNNVSHANNKTRRRFLPNLQETSFFSDVLGTSVQIRLSTNGIRTVEHNGGLDSFLLGTPDRKLPAEALVLKRRISKAQEKKAAAAAAA from the coding sequence ATGGCTCGCCGTTGCGGCATCACCGGCAAGGGCGTGCTGACGGGCAACAACGTCAGCCACGCCAACAACAAGACGCGTCGCCGGTTCCTCCCGAACCTGCAGGAGACCTCGTTCTTCTCCGACGTGCTCGGCACCTCCGTGCAGATCCGCCTGTCGACCAACGGCATCCGCACCGTGGAGCACAATGGCGGGCTGGACTCGTTCCTGCTCGGCACCCCCGACCGCAAGCTGCCGGCCGAGGCGCTGGTGCTGAAGCGCCGCATCTCCAAGGCGCAGGAGAAGAAGGCCGCCGCCGCCGCGGCCGCCTGA